In Meriones unguiculatus strain TT.TT164.6M chromosome 17, Bangor_MerUng_6.1, whole genome shotgun sequence, a single window of DNA contains:
- the Eif4g1 gene encoding eukaryotic translation initiation factor 4 gamma 1 isoform X5, which produces MNTPSQPRQGGFRSLQHFYPSRAQPPSSAASRVQSAAPARPGPAAHVYPAGSQVMMIPSQISYSASQGAYYIPGQGRSTYVVPTQQYPVQPGAPGFYPGASPTEFGTYAGAYYPAQSVQQFPASVAPAPVLMNQPPQIAPKRERKTIRIRDPNQGGKDITEEIMSGARTASTPTPPQTGGGVEPQPNGESPQVAVIIRPDDRSQGAAIGGRPGLPGPEHSPGTESQPSSPSPTPSPPPILEPGSESNLGVLSIPGDTMTTGIMQMSVEEATPISCETGEPYCLSPEPTLAEPILEVEVTLSKPIPESEFSSSPLQVSTALLPHRVETHEPNGVVPSEDLEPEVESSTEPAPPPLSACASESPVPIAPTAQPEELLNGAPSPPAADLSPVSEPEEQAKEVVSSLALATVLSPTPPVAPSDTSPAQEEEIEEEEEGGEAGSEKGGEDPPLDSAPVPAQLSQSLEVAAATQVAVSVPKRRRKIKELNKKEAVGDLLDAFKEVDPAVPEVENQPPAGSNPSPESEGTTVPPQPEEAEETWDSKEDKIHNAENIQPGEQKYEYKSDQWKPLNLEEKKRYDREFLLGFQFIFASMQKPEGLPHITDVVLDKANKTPLRPLDPSRLPGINSGPDFTPSFANLGRPALSNRGPPRGGPGGELPRGPQAGLGPRRSQQGPRKETRKIISSVIMTEDIKLNKAEKAWKPSSKRTAADKDRGEEDADGSKTQDLFRRVRSILNKLTPQMFQQLMKQVTQLAIDTEERLKGVIDLIFEKAISEPNFSVAYANMCRCLMALKVPTTEKPTVTVNFRKLLLNRCQKEFEKDKDDDEVFEKKQKEMDEAATAEERGRLKEELEEARDIARRRSLGNIKFIGELFKLKMLTEAIMHDCVVKLLKNHDEESLECLCRLLTTIGKDLDFAKAKPRMDQYFNQMEKIIKEKKTSSRIRFMLQDVLDLRQSNWVPRRGDQGPKTIDQIHKEAEMEEHREHIKVQQLMAKGSDKRRGGPPGPPISRGLPLVDDGGWNTVPISKGSRPIDTSRLTKITKPGSIDSNNQLFAPGGRLSWGKGSSGGSGAKPSDTASEATRPATSTLNRFSALQQTLPTENTENRRVVQRSSLSRERGEKAGDRGDRLERSERGGDRGDRLDRARTPATKRSFSKEVEERSRERPSQPEGLRKAASLTEDRGRDPVKREATLPPVSPPKAALSEDEVEKKSKAIIEEYLHLNDMKEAVQCVQELASPSLLFIFVRLGIESTLERSTIAREHMGRLLHQLLCTGHLSTAQYYQGLYETLELAEDMEIDIPHVWLYLAELITPILQEDGVPMGELFREITKPLRPMGKATSLLLEILGLLCKSMGPKKVGMLWREAGLSWKEFLAEGQDVASFVAEQKVEYTLGEESEAPGQRALAFEELCRQLEKLLKEGSSNQRVFDWIEANLNEQQIASNTLVRALMTTVCYSAIIFETPLRVDVAVLKVRARLLQKYLCDEQKELQALYALQALVVTLEQPANLLRMFFDALYDEDVVKEDAFYSWESSKDPAEQQGKGVALKSVTAFFNWLREAEEEESDHN; this is translated from the exons ATGAACACGCCTTCTCAGCCCCGCCAG GGAGGATTCAGGTCTCTGCAG CACTTCTACCCTAGCCGGGCTCAGCCCCCGAGCAGTGCAGCCTCCCGAGTGCAGAGTGCAGCCCCTGCCCGACCTGGCCCAGCTGCCCATGTCTACCCTGCTGGATCCCAAGTAATGATGATCCCTTCCCAGATCTCCTACTCAGCCTCCCAAGGAGCCTACTATATCCCTGGACAG GGGCGTTCCACATATGTTGTCCCGACACAGCAGTACCCTGTGCAGCCAGGAGCCCCAGGCTTTTATCCGGGTGCAAGCCCTACCGAGTTTGGGACCTACG CTGGTGCCTATTACCCAGCCCAAAGTGTGCAGCAGTTTCCTGCTAGTGTGGCTCCTGCCCCAGTTCTGATGAACCAGCCACCCCAGATTGCTCCTAAGAGAGAACGAAAAACT ATCCGAATTCGAGACCCAAACCAAGGAGGGAAGGATATCACAGAAGAGATCATGTCTGGGGCCCGCACTGCCTCCACACCTACTCCTCCCCAG ACGGGAGGCGGTGTGGAGCCTCAACCCAATGGGGAGTCGCCTCAGGTTGCTGTCATTATCCGGCCAG ATGACCGGTCACAGGGAGCAGCCATTGGGGGCCGGCCAGGACTGCCTGGCCCAGAGCACAGCCCTGGCACAGAATCTCAGCCTTCATCGCCTTCTCCAACCCCATCACCACCCCCAATTTTGGAGCCGGGGTCTGAATCTAATCTTGGAGTCCTCTCTATTCCTGGGGACACTATGACAACGGGGATTATGCAAATGTCTGTAGAAGAAGCGACCCCCATCTCTTGTGAAACTGGGGAGCCATATTGCCTCTCTCCAGAACCCACTCTTGCTGAACCCATACTGGAAGTAGAAGTGACACTCAGCAAACCCATTCCAGAATCTGAGTTTtcttccagtcctctccaggtttcCACGGCCCTGCTGCCTCACAGGGTGGAAACCCATGAGCCCAATGGCGTAGTTCCTTCTGAGGATCTGGAACCAGAGGTGGAGTCAAGCACAGAGCCAGCTCCTCCCCCTCTTTCAGCTTGTGCTTCTGAATCGCCTGTGCCCATTGCTCCAACTGCCCAACCTGAGGAACTGCTCAATGGAGCCCCCTCACCACCAGCTGCGGACTTAAGCCCAGTCAGTGAGCCAGAGGAACAGGCCAAGGAAGTTGTTTCATCGTTGGCACTGGCCACCGTTCTCTCTCCCACTCCACCTGTGGCTCCTTCAGATACTTCCCCTGCTCAGGaggaagaaatagaggaagaagaagaaggtggagaaGCTGGGagtgagaagggaggagaggaccCCCCCCTCGACAGTGCTCCTGTCCCAGCCCAGTTGTCTCAGAGTTTGGAGGTGGCAGCAGCCACCCAAG TGGCAGTATCTGTGCCAAAGAGGAGACGGAAAATTAAAGAGTTAAATAAGAAGGAGGCTGTGGGTGACCTTCTAGATGCCTTCAAGGAG GTGGACCCAGCAGTACCAGAGGTAGAGAATCAGCCTCCCGCAGGTAGCAACCCAAGCCCAGAGTCTGAGGGCACTACTGTGCCCCCACAGcctgaggaagcagaggaaacCTGGGACTCTAAGGAAGACAAAATTCACAATGCTGAGAACATCCAGCCTGGGGAACAGAAGTATGAGTACAAGTCAG ATCAGTGGAAGCCGCTAAACCTTGAGGAGAAGAAGCGTTATGACAGGGAATTCCTGCTGGGCTTTCAGTTCATCTTTGCCAGTATGCAGAAGCCAGAAGGATTGCCCCATATCACTGATGTGGTGCTGGATAAG GCCAATAAAACACCACTTCGGCCACTGGATCCCTCCAGATTACCTGGCATAAATTCTGGCCCAGATTTCACTCCATCCTTTGCCAACCTTGGCCGACCAGCCCTCAGCAACCGTGGGCCCCCAAGGGGTGGGCCAGGTGGGGAGCTGCCCCGAGGGCCG caggctggcctgggacccaGGCGCTCTCAGCAGGGCCCACGAAAGGAAACACGCAAGATTATCTCCTCGGTGATAATGACTGAAGACATAAAACTGAACAAAGCAGAGAAGGCTTGGAAACCCAGTAGCAAACGGACAGCTGCTGATAAGGATCgaggggaagaggatgctgaTGGAAGCAAAACCCAG GACCTGTTCCGCAGGGTGCGCTCCATCTTGAATAAGCTGACACCCCAGATGTTCCAGCAGCTGATGAAGCAGGTGACACAGCTGGCCATTGACACCGAGGAACGCCTCAAAGGAGTTATTGACCTCATCTTTGAGAAAGCCATTTCAGAGCCCAACTTCTCTGTGGCTTATGCCAACATGTGCCGATGCCTCATGGCG CTGAAAGTGCCCACTACAGAAAAGCCAACAGTGACTGTGAATTTCCGAAAACTGTTGTTAAATCGATGCCAGAAGGAATTTGAGAAAGACAAAGATGATGATGAAGTttttgaaaaaaagcaaaaagaaatggatgaagctgCTACG GCAGAAGAGCGGGGACGCCTGAAAGAAGAGCTAGAAGAGGCCCGGGACATAGCTCGGCGACGCTCTTTAGGAAATATCAAGTTTATTGGAGAGTTATTCAAGCTAAAGATGTTAACAGAAGCAATAATGCATGACTGTGTGGTCAAACTACTCAAGAACCATGATGAGGAGTCCCTGGAATGTCTCTGCCGCCTCCTTACCACTATTGGCAAAGACCTAGACTTTGCAAAAGCTAAG CCTCGAATGGATCAGTATTTCAACCAGatggaaaaaataattaaagaaaagaagacctcatCTCGTATCCGGTTTATGCTGCAGGACGTACTTGATCTGCGGCAG AGCAATTGGGTGCCACGCCGAGGGGATCAGGGTCCTAAGACTATTGACCAGATCCATAAGGAGGCTGAGATGGAAGAGCACCGAGAACATATCAAAGTGCAGCAGCTCATGGCCAAGGGCAGCGACAAGCGTCGGGGTGGCCCTCCAGGCCCTCCCATTA gcCGTGGCCTTCCACTTGTGGATGATGGTGGCTGGAATACAGTCCCCATCAGCAAAGGCAGCCGTCCCATTGATACCTCACGGCTCACGAAGATCACCAAG CCTGGTTCCATCGATTCTAACAACCAGCTCTTTGCACCTGGAGGACGACTGAGTTGGGGCAAGGGCAGCAGTGGGGGCTCAGGAGCCAAGCCCTCAGACACAG CATCAGAAGCTACTCGTCCAGCTACTAGTACCTTGAATCGCTTTTCTGCTCTTCAGCAAACATTACccacagagaacacagagaacagACGTGTTGTACAGAG GAGTAGCTTAAGCCGGGAACGAGGTGAGAAAGCTGGGGACCGGGGAGACCGACTAGAACGGAGTGAGCGGGGAGGTGACCGTGGGGACCGACTTGATCGTGCCAGAACACCTGCCACCAAGCGAAGTTTTAGCAAGGAAGTGGAGGAGCGAAGTAGAGAGCGGCCTTCACAGCCTGAGGGACTCCGAAAGGCAGCTAGCCTCACAGAGGATCGTGGTCGGGATCCTg TGAAGCGGGAAGCCACTCTACCTCCAGTGAGCCCTCCAAAGGCTGCACTCTCTGAGGATGAGGTGGAGAAGAAGTCCAAGGCCATCATTGAGGAATATCTCCATCTCAATGACATGAAG GAGGCAGTACAGTGTGTTCAGGAGTTGGCTTCACCCTCCTTGCTCTTCATCTTTGTGCGGCTTGGCATCGAGTCTACCCTGGAGCGTAGCACCATTGCCCGTGAGCATATGGGGCGACTGCTGCACCAGCTGCTCTGCACAGGGCACCTCTCTACTGCCCAGTACTACCAAGG GTTGTATGAAACACTAGAATTAGCTGAGGACATGGAAATTGATATTCCTCATGTATGGCTTTACCTGGCAGAACTGATAACACCCATTCTCCAGGAAGATGGGGTGCCCATGGGAGAGCTGTTTAG GGAAATTACGAAGCCTCTGAGACCCATGGGCAAAGCCACTTCTTTGTTGCTGGAGATCCTGGGTCTTTTATGCAAGAGCATG ggTCCCAAAAAGGTGGGGATGCTGTGGAGAGAGGCTGGGCTGAGCTGGAAGGAATTTCTAGCGGAAGGCCAAGACGTTGCCTCATTCGTGGCTGAACAG AAGGTGGAATATACCTTGGGAGAAGAGTCTGAAGCTCCTGGCCAGAGGGCACTTGCCTTTGAGGAGCTGTGCAGGCAGCTGGAGAAGCTGCTGAAGGAGGGCAGCAGTAACCAGCGGGTGTTTGACTGGATAGAG GCCAACCTGAACGAGCAGCAGATAGCATCCAATACATTAGTTCGAGCCCTCATGACAACAGTCTGTTATTCTGCAATTATTT ttGAGACTCCTCTCCGAGTGGATGTTGCAGTGTTGAAAGTGCGAGCAAGACTGCTACAGAAATACCTGTGTGATGAGCAGAAGGAGCTACAAGCACTCTATGCCCTCCAGGCCCTTGTAGTGACCTTAGAACAGCCTGCCA ACCTGCTTCGGATGTTCTTTGATGCTCTATATGATGAGGACGTGGTGAAGGAGGACGCCTTCTACAGCTGGGAGAGCAGCAAGGACCCCGCTGAACAGCAGGGCAAGGGTGTGGCCCTTAAATCTGTCACAGCATTCTTCAATTGGCTTCGtgaggctgaggaggaggagtCTGATCACAACTGA